A stretch of Coccidioides posadasii str. Silveira chromosome 2, complete sequence DNA encodes these proteins:
- a CDS encoding uncharacterized protein (EggNog:ENOG410PQ3T~COG:S), with the protein MSEPIPESIPTSQDPRSKRPLKRRALTPVSEQAKQLDTLFKDPSKEIHIPATSKPRTAASLAPPPEIVANVQGSSAGAGSGEFHVYKASRRREYERVRLMEDELNREKANEEFEKKREEMKRKDEEKTEKNRKKREKRKAAKAKKGTGDAGNATGKADGRTGVGVLNGPVLRENGHEGPAQSEPCEDHTEVPGVIIHDED; encoded by the coding sequence ATGTCCGAACCCATCCCAGAATCCATTCCTACGAGTCAGGACCCTCGTAGTAAACGTCCCTTGAAGCGCCGCGCACTCACGCCTGTCTCCGAACAGGCTAAGCAGCTCGACACCCTTTTCAAAGATCCTAGCAAGGAAATCCACATTCCCGCCACCTCCAAACCACGCACTGCCGCATCTCTCGCCCCACCGCCCGAAATTGTCGCCAATGTGCAAGGCTCATCTGCCGGTGCGGGCTCCGGTGAATTCCATGTCTACAAGGCTAGTCGGAGACGCGAATATGAGCGCGTGAGACTCATGGAGGACGAATTGAACCGGGAAAAGGCCAACGAGGAGTttgaaaagaagagagaagaaatgaagCGCAAGGATGAAGAGAAGACAGAAAAGAATCGGAAGAAACGAGAGAAGCGGAAGGCAGCGAAGGCGAAGAAAGGCACCGGTGACGCCGGGAACGCCACGGGAAAGGCGGACGGTAGAACTGGGGTTGGTGTCTTGAATGGACCGGTGCTGCGTGAAAATGGACACGAAGGCCCTGCTCAATCGGAGCCATGCGAAGATCATACCGAAGTCCCGGGTGTTATTATCCATGACGAAGACTAG
- the CCT3 gene encoding T-complex protein 1 subunit gamma (EggNog:ENOG410PGNN~COG:O~BUSCO:4105at33183): MQAPVVVMNTQSGDRQVGRKAQLSNITAAKTVADIIRSCLGPKAMLKMLLDPMGGIVLTNDGHAILREIEVAHPAAKSMIELSRTQDEEVGDGTTTVIILAGEILAYALPQLERNIHPVVIISAFKRALSDALAIVEQISIPVDIDDDKAMYSLIQSSIGTKFVSRWSELMCGLALKAVRTVSLDAGGGKREVDIKRYARVEKIPGGQIEDSEVIDGVMINKDITHPKMKRRIENPRIILLDCPLEYKKGESQTNIEISKEEDWNKILQIEEEQIKHMCDAILALKPDLVITEKGVSDLAQHFLVKNNVTALRRVRKTDNNRIARATGATIVNRVDDLQESDVGTQCGLFEIEKIGDEYFAFMRKCKQPKACTILLRGPSKDILNEIERNLQDAMAVARNVIFHPRLSPGGGATEMAVSVRLGQLAKTVEGVQQWPYKAVAEAMEVIPRTLAQNAGQNPVRVLTGLRAKQVEGHSSYGIDGDTGAIVDMREYGVWEPEAVKLQSIKTAVESACLLLRVDDICSAKSLKQAANVGGGEE, encoded by the exons ATGCAGGCTCCGGTGGTGGTAATGA ACACCCAAAGTGGGGATAGACAGGTCGGCAGGAAGGCTCAATTATCCAATATCACAGCTGCAAAGAC TGTCGCAGATATTATTCGATCATGTCTCGGTCCGAAAGCCATGCTGAAGATGCTTCTCGATCCCATGGGTGGTATTGTTCTGACCAACGACGGCCACGCAATTCTCAGAGAAATCGAAGTTGCCCACCCCGCGGCCAAAAGTATGATCGAGCTGAGCCGGACACAAGATGAAGAAGTTGGCGATGGAACAACTACGGTCATTATTTTAG CGGGTGAGATTTTGGCATACGCACTTCCACAACTCGAACGAAATATTCATCCCGTTGTCATCATTTCCGCGTTTAAACGAGCTCTCAGTGATGCCCTTGCCATAGTGGAGCAGATCTCCATACCCGTCGACATCGACGATGACAAGGCAATGTACAGCTTAATACAATCGTCGATTGGCACGAAATTTGTTTCCCGGTGGTCCGAGCTCATGTGCGGCCTGGCATTGAAAGCTGTGCGCACTGTTTCCCTCGATGCTGGTGGTGGAAAGAGGGAGGTCGATATTAAGCGATATGCTCGTGTTGAGAAGATCCCTGGTGGTCAGATTGAGGACAGTGAAGTGATTGACGGAGTCATGATTAACAAGGACATTACGCATCCAAAGATGAAGCGGAGAATTGAGAACCCGAGGATCATTCTCCTTGACTGTCCTTTGGAATACAAGAAGGGAGAGTCACAGACGAACATCGAGATCTCTAAGGAAGAGGACTGGAATAAGATCTTGCAGATCGAGGAAGAACAGATCAAGCATATGTGTGATGCGATTTTGGCCCTCAAGCCTGATCTTGTTATCACTGAGAAGGGCGTATCTG ATTTGGCTCAACATTTCTTGGTTAAAAACAATGTCACTGCACTACGTAGAGTTCGGAAGACGGACAATAACCGCATTGCCCGTGCAACGGGTGCCACCATCGTTAATCGTGTCGATGACTTGCAAGAATCGGATGTGGGCACTCAGTGCGGTCTTTTCGAGATTGAGAAAATTGGCGATGAATATTTTGCATTTATGCGCAAATGCAAGCAGCCGAAAGCCTGCACAATTTTGCTTAGAGGACCATCAAAAGATATTTTGAACGAAATCGAGCGGAACTTGCAAGATGCTATGGCGGTTGCCCGAAATGTCATTTTTCATCCTCGCCTATCACCCGGTGGAGGTGCGACTGAAATGGCCGTCTCTGTGAGACTTGGTCAGTTGGCCAAAACAGTTGAGGGTGTCCAGCAATGGCCATACAAGGCTGTTGCCGAAGCGATGGAAGTGATTCCACGGACATTGGCTCAGAACGCAGGACAGAACCCTGTTCGAGTTTTGACTGGTCTGAGAGCCAAGCAAGTTGAAGGTCATAGCAGTTATGGCATCGACGGAGACACTGGCGCTATCGTGGACATGAGAGAATACGGTGTGTGGGAACCAGAGGCGGTTAAGCTACAAAGCATCAAAACTGCCGTTGAG TCTGCTTGCTTATTGCTCCGTGTCGATGACATTTGCAGCGCCAAGTCCTTGAAGCAAGCTGCCAATGTCGGTGGCGGCGAGGAGTAG
- a CDS encoding uncharacterized protein (EggNog:ENOG410PICU~COG:S): protein MAASTAAAVLHAATLSIPSQSPVPEDAEAKAHHVKSGGFRNPWASWHMIPAFTIVRKMIARRFSGEANVPDTTPPTVPVRKPEFLPSRQTPKLRATWLGHACYYVEFPSGLRVLFDPVFEDRCSPFSWLGPKRYTEMPCKMEDIPFIDAVVISHNHYDHLSYPTIKDIHRRHPNCHFFAPLGNKQWFTSSGIHNVTELDWWEERDIALSPLTKSAEVTSIRDASDKASNILARIGCLPCQHISARTLWDRSQTLWGSWSVESGSSKVYFAGDTGYRSVPELPKEVDDYGPGHNYPHCPAFAQVGQYRGPFTLGLIPIGAYDPRFIMSPMHADPHDAVNIFKDTKCQNALGMHWGTWVLTEEDVLEPPRKLKKALRQNGIAETGVFDVCDIGESREF, encoded by the exons ATGGCAGCTTCGACCGCAGCAGCCGTTCTTCATGCAGCGACTCTGTCTATTCCATCACAGTCACCCGTCCCTGAAGATGCGGAGGCAAAGGCTCACCATGTGAAGTCAGGAGGGTTCCGGAATCCGTGGGC GTCCTGGCACATGATCCCAGCTTTCACAATAGTCAGAAAAATGATAGC CCGGCGGTTTTCTGGCGAGGCGAATGTCCCTGATACCACTCCGCCTACTGTCCCGGTGCGGAAGCCCGAGTTCCTCCCCAGCCGGCAAACGCCAAAGCTGAGGGCCACTTGGTTAGGGCATGCGTGCTACTATGTGGAGTTCCCAAGCGGATTGAGAGTGCTGTTCGATCCTGTTTTTGAAGACAGGTGCTCTCCTTTTAGTTGGTTAGGTCCAAAGCGTTATACAGAGATGCCCTGCAAGATGGAAGATATACCTTTCATCGATGCTGTTGTAATTTCCCATAACCACTATGACCACCTTTCCTACCCGACCATTAAGGATATCCATCGGCGTCATCCGAATTGCCACTTCTTTGCTCCGCTTGGAAACAAGCAATGGTTCACTTCGAGTGGCATTCACAACGTAACTGAGCTGGACTGGTGGGAAGAACGAGACATTGCTTTATCACCATTGACTAAGTCAGCCGAGGTGACGTCCATTCGAGACGCTTCAGATAAGGCGTCGAATATCCTTGCTCGTATTGGTTGCCTTCCATGCCAACACATCAGTGCTCGGACGTTGTGGGATAGATCGCAGACTCTCTGGGGTTCTTGGAGTGTGGAATCGGGTAGTTCCAAAGTGTATTTTGCCGG CGACACCGGATACCGATCGGTCCCTGAACTCCCCAAAGAGGTCGACGACTACGGCCCTGGACATAATTATCCACACTGTCCAGCATTTGCCCAAGTGGGCCAATACCGTGGTCCTTTCACGCTTGGGCTGATACCCATTGGCGCGTATGATCCCCGATTCATCATGAGTCCGATGCACGCAGATCCTCATGATGCAGTCAATATATTCAAAGATACTAAATGCCAAAACGCTCTTGGGATGCACTGGGGAACATGGGTTCTAACAGAAGAGGATGTCTTGGAGCCACCTAGAAAGCTCAAGAaagctctaagacagaatGGCATCGCGGAGACCGGTGTGTTTGATGTCTGTGATATCGGCGAGAGTCGTGAATTCTGA
- a CDS encoding uncharacterized protein (EggNog:ENOG410PG2M~COG:O~BUSCO:5263at33183), producing MPNEDGAAGLPRSMEPAATVVDQPSNKAADLILQRRQAPEISLAKSDQGLLAQLSSNPFFTAGFGLAGLGAGLTLAQRGIRYGAALLRRRMLVDVEISIKDDSYPWFLHWMTLYQRSQLANVSQKAGFFESFLRKITPGMRHLSIQTEKVELANGALQTHFSLIPGPGRHVLRYKNAFIFVNRVREAKSRDLQTGRPWETVTLTTLYSQRHIFEDLFREAHEYAAKSHEGKTVIYNSWGTEWRPFGQPRRKRPLDSVILEAGVKERIVADVKDFIGSASWYHDRGIPYRRGYLLHGPPGTGKSSFIQALAGELDYDIAILNLSERGLTDDRLNHLLSIIPSRTLVLLEDVDAAFSTRRVQADADGYRGANVTFSGLLNALDGVASAEERIIFLTTNHVERLDEALVRPGRVDMTVRLGEATRYQAAQLWDRFYGEFEHSEAYKQQFLEKLEKVGILEDENGRRPDLSRATSTAALQGLFLYNKGDMAGAIAMAEELVGDEAADQVSVTGSVHS from the exons ATGCCCAACGAGGATGGAGCAGCAGGTCTCCCACGATCAATGGAGCCTGCTGCAACTGTGGTGGACCAGCCATCCAATAAAGCGGCTGACTTGATCCTTCAAAGAAGACAAGCACCTGAAATTTCGCTTGCTAAGTCTGACCAGGGACTGTTAGCTCAGCTCTCAAGCAACCCATTTTTTACAGCC GGCTTTGGTTTAGCAGGCCTTGGAGCAGGTCTCACCCTCGCCCAGAGAGGAATTCGCTATGGAGCCGCCCTTCTCCGCAGACGAATGCTTGTGGACGTCGAGATCAGTATAAAGGATGATTCTTACCCTTGGTTTCTACACTGGATGACCCTGTATCAGCGCTCGCAGCTTGCCAACGTGAGTCAGAAGGCTGGGTTCTTCGAATCGTTCCTTCGAAAGATTACGCCAGGCATGCGCCACCTGTCCATCCAGACTGAGAAGGTCGAACTGGCGAACGGAGCTCTCCAAACTCATTTCTCGCTGATACCGGGTCCGGGAAGACACGTGCTGCGATACAAGAACGCTTTCATATTTGTGAATCGGGTTCGGGAAGCCAAATCAAGGGACCTACAGACTGGCCGCCCTTGGGAGACGGTCACTCTAACGACTCTATATTCGCAAAGGCACATATTTGAGGATTTGTTCAGGGAAGCTCATGAGTACGCCGCCAAGTCGCATGAGGGGAAAACGGTCATTTACAACTCCTGGGGGACGGAATGGCGGCCGTTTGGACAACCTCGCCGTAAACGCCCTCTGGACTCCGTAATTTTAGAGGCTGGTGTCAAGGAACGAATAGTGGCGGATGTAAAGGACTTCATCGGCAGTGCCTCTTGGTATCACGATCGGGGCATTCCCTATCGACGTGGGTACCTCCTCCACGGCCCACCCGGCACGGGAAAGAGCTCTTTCATCCAGGCTCTAGCTGGCGAGCTGGATTACGACATCGCCATACTCAACCTCAGCGAGCGGGGTTTAACGGACGATCGGCTCAACCATCTCCTTTCTATCATCCCGTCCCGGACGTTGGTCCTATTGGAAGATGTGGATGCTGCATTTTCTACCCGGCGCGTACAAGCCGATGCAGATGGATATCGAGGGGCCAATGTGACTTTCTCCGGGTTGCTGAACGCCCTCGACGGGGTGGCCAGTGCTGAAGAACGGATCATCTTCCTGACGACGAATCATGTTGAGAGgcttgatgaagctttggttCGCCCTGGTCGCGTGGACATGACGGTTAGGCTTGGCGAAGCCACCAGGTACCAAGCCGCCCAGCTATGGGATAGGTTCTATGGTGAATTTGAACACTCCGAGGCATACAAGCAGCAGTTCCTCGAGAAGCTCGAGAAGGTTGGAATCCTCGAGGATGAAAACGGAAGAAGACCCGATCTCTCCAGGGCGACGAGTACTGCCGCCCTGCAGGGTCTGTTTTTGTACAACAAAGGCGATATGGCGGGCGCGATCGCCATGGCTGAGGAACTCGTAGGCGACGAAGCCGCTGACCAGGTTTCTGTGACAGGGTCAGTGCACAGCTGA
- a CDS encoding uncharacterized protein (EggNog:ENOG410PU4S~COG:S~TransMembrane:1 (o654-679i)~BUSCO:4454at33183), translated as MAQAQQSFQLFPTVQPQNHPPSGHPRKGHRRRTTKSPSVSPVIEDVKASGQTEAVILRIIEDTNIIVPPPPARAPRSRSPAIASKSVGICSAIVTQESWSGTPSPPQVSREQSPSGSVVGNPQVKARSFSAPSPAPSSMRPRTPITQQNGKMGTAECTPNNKNPSSPPFSRSESPNCASSASVPSGIESPPDAKKSAPPQMKSIFPVYDPNVPLDKQKYYPHRSSSLPQNVILTAETPSPPSIPVVPKVNTCPKPSGNERGPFVSSDDDLARLWEVANGGVFGANLGTFQLQMQKVDAHTFVLGTHSTPFYTLRTNPMNDLEVHRTHPSEPKTKSSIVALNIGDLSGTGPTGIALTLFPKLAEILTRKEAMEVARRNQLSPQRAMEIENEAVVRSEAQNSCILELQPAQNQYNLYHAVLIGDEILPAARFAVSRPLKEQSGLLHASVLRSLPNTIATRQYPKIQIAAPGHSSNREIPLASLDMETMALSISAERILSTVPSFYAIDTIVAAILTVAISNETSKSVLARMNTKPSKPNGSPDRRGSMTSQHTVGRPGIQLIATQAEREEVEQEAALMEQIRSEPRSQGKARFSLMSMFTGKLASDEAADVKPKQKNKKKPAAIEDIDLEHYGAYRDSKRADEKLPGLTRALLKGIIWVFSTIVWVLTVGVKFISCAVVTVTKCATRKKP; from the exons ATGGCCCAAGCTCAGCAGTCCTTTCAGCTATTTCCCACTGTTCAGCCCCAAAACCACCCGCCCAGCGGCCACCCCAGGAAAGGCCACAGAAGGCGAACCACAAAGTCACCGAGTGTGTCGCCAGTGATCGAAGACGTCAAGGCCTCGGGACAAACTGAGGCTGTCATTCTTCGAATTATTGAAGATACCAATATCATTGTGCCGCCTCCGCCCGCACGAGCCCCAAGATCACGGTCGCCGGCCATCGCGTCAAAGTCCGTTGGGATATGCTCGGCTATCGTTACGCAGGAGTCGTGGAGTGGGACTCCTTCTCCCCCCCAGGTGTCAAGAGAGCAATCCCCGTCTGGGAGTGTAGTCGGGAACCCACAGGTTAAAGCCAGATCATTTTCCGCACCTTCTCCAGCTCCCAGCTCCATGCGTCCCCGGACACCAATCACGCAGCAAAACGGAAAGATGGGGACTGCAGAGTGTACGCCTAATAACAAAAatccctcatctcctccgtTTTCTCGCTCAGAATCACCAAATTGCGCATCAAGTGCGTCGGTTCCCTCAGGTATTGAATCTCCGCCGGACGCCAAGAAATCCGCTCCTCCGCAGATGAAGTCCATATTCCCTGTCTATGACCCTAACGTTCCTCTCGATAAGCAAAAGTATTATCCTCACCGCTCATCGTCTCTCCCACAAAATGTCATCCTCACAGCTGAAACACCGAGTCCGCCGTCAATTCCTGTTGTCCCAAAGGTCAATACCTGTCCAAAACCTTCAGGAAATGAGCGAGGCCCTTTTGTATCGTCGGATGATGATCTTGCCAGGCTCTGGGAAGTTGCCAATGGGGGAGTGTTCGGAGCTAATCTAGGCACGTTCCAGTTACAAATGCAGAA GGTCGATGCACACACCTTTGTGCTTGGAACTCACTCTACTCCATTCTACACTCTTCGGACAAATCCTATGAATGATCTCGAGGTTCATAGGACCCATCCCAGCGAACCGAAAACAAAGTCTTCTATTGTGGCGTTAAATATTGGTGATCTCAGCGGCACAGGCCCCACGGGGATAGCGCTCACCTTGTTTCCCAAGCTGGCTGAAATCctaacaagaaaagaagccATGGAGGTAGCACGACGGAATCAACTGTCTCCTCAACGAGCTATGGAAATCGAGAATGAAGCGGTGGTGAGATCGGAAGCCCAAAATTCTTGCATTCTTGAACTACAACCGGCGCAAAACCAATACAATCTTTATCATGCAGTGTTAATTGGAGATGAAATTCTTCCTGCCGCGAGGTTTGCAGTTTCACGGCCACTCAAAGAGCAGTCCGGACTCCTTCACGCAAGTGTTTTAAGATCATTACCTAACACGATTGCTACCCGTCAATATCCCAAAATACAAATTGCGGCTCCTGGGCACAGTTCAAACCGGGAAATCCCGTTGGCCTCCCTGGACATGGAAACTATGGCGTTATCTATATCTGCTGAACGGATACTCTCGACGGTTCCCTCATTTTACGCCATTGACACCATTGTCGCCGCGATCCTGACTGTCGCAATTTCCAACGAAACTTCGAAATCAGTCCTTGCACGCATGAACACCAAGCCTTCCAAACCAAACGGCTCCCCTGACCGGAGAGGCTCTATGACTTCGCAACATACTGTCGGCCGACCAGGCATCCAACTCATCGCCACCCAAGCTGAGCGTGAGGAAGTTGAGCAAGAAGCCGCATTGATGGAACAAATTCGCTCCGAACCTCGATCCCAAGGCAAAGCAAGATTCTCTCTCATGAGCATGTTCACCGGGAAGCTAGCAAGCGATGAAGCCGCGGATGTTAAACCCAAGcagaagaataagaaaaagcCGGCTGCGATCGAGGACATTGACCTCGAACACTACGGTGCATACCGAGATAGCAAGCGTGCCGACGAGAAACTTCCTGGACTGACAAGAGCGCTGCTAAAGGGTATCATTTGGGTATTCTCGACAATAGTTTGGGTTTTGACAGTGGGAGTAAAATTTATCTCTTGTGCGGTGGTTACAGTGACAAAATGTGCGACACGCAAAAAGCCTTGA